A region of Argentina anserina chromosome 5, drPotAnse1.1, whole genome shotgun sequence DNA encodes the following proteins:
- the LOC126794778 gene encoding FCS-Like Zinc finger 6 — MLLGKRPRPPMKRTTSMSEITFDLNTEAQPEPSDPHNPFSPLAFDGVMVKTASSSPSPRNHRRNSADFVETLHFLRSCGLCKRRLVPGRDLYMYRGDTAFCSLECRQQQMTLDERNDKCSSSAPNAGVVTGHHVSSTGETVAAV, encoded by the exons ATGTTGTTGGGGAAGAGACCAAGGCCTCCAATGAAGAGAACCACAAGCATGTCAGAGATCACCTTTGATCTCAACACTGAAGCTCAGCCTGAGCCCTCAGATCCACACAACCCTTTCAGTCCTCTGGCCTTTGATGGCGTCATGGTGAAGACGGCGTCCTCATCACCCTCGCCCAGAAACCACAGAAGGAACTCTGCTGATTTCGTTGAGACTCTTCACTTCTTGAGGTCTTGCGGTCTCTGCAAACGCCGCCTTGTTCCTGGCCGCGATCTTTACATGTACAG AGGTGATACTGCTTTCTGCAGTCTAGAGTGCCGGCAGCAACAGATGACCCTAGATGAGAGGAATGACAAGTGTTCATCTTCGGCCCCCAACGCCGGCGTCGTCACCGGACACCATGTCTCTTCAACAGGGGAAACTGTGGCCGCTGTGTAG
- the LOC126795881 gene encoding non-specific lipid transfer protein GPI-anchored 11-like, producing MTRIVFFLFILATLSVLANCARVRPHVQPLNPETDDINSTAPSVSRSSPDCTKAIYAMSDCIPFLSEGIQTTAPERSCCSGFETVVKSGPNCVCQSFESLVTLGIRMNMTKAMTLSSACRINNAPTLTNCNLPMPPGSDVPAMSPKLVSPPSKSHPKVSIVPATSVVKAPVTSPVPSPSSSGSYLISAKLALTALNILGGCFIDVM from the exons ATGACAAGAAtcgttttctttttattcatTTTGGCCACGCTGAGTGTTCTGGCAAACTGTGCACGTGTACGCCCTCATGTTCAACCTCTAAATCCAGAAACAGATGACATAAATTCAACTGCACCATCAGTCTCACGATCAAGCCCAGATTGCACCAAGGCGATTTATGCAATGTCAGACTGCATCCCTTTTCTGAGTGAAGGAATTCAAACCACAGCACCCGAGCGTTCATGCTGCTCTGGATTTGAAACTGTGGTTAAAAGTGGTCCGAATTGCGTATGTCAATCCTTTGAGAGTCTTGTAACCCTGGGTATTCGTATGAATATGACAAAGGCCATGACTCTTTCTTCGGCTTGTAGGATCAACAATGCACCTACTCTAACTAATTGTAACC TTCCCATGCCTCCTGGTTCTGATGTTCCTG CTATGTCTCCAAAATTGGTGAGTCCACCttcaaaatcacatccaaAAGTCAGTATAGTTCCTGCAACCTCAGTTGTCAAAGCTCCAGTAACATCTCCAGTACCGTCTCCAAGCAGCTCTGGATCTTATTTAATATCCGCGAAACTTGCCCTCACTGCTCTAAATATACTTGGGGGCTGCTTCATTGATGTAATGTAA